Proteins encoded together in one Impatiens glandulifera chromosome 1, dImpGla2.1, whole genome shotgun sequence window:
- the LOC124919894 gene encoding ankyrin repeat-containing protein ITN1-like, giving the protein MFSSITEAVRDLEKGSMNSPRSLNSPSEPSPTQATAPALVLSNSGKRIDQAGKKYVKQVTGRHNDTDLHLAAGRGDLAAVKQILDDINSQMMGTLSEEEFHAEVSEIRASVVNEVNELGETALFTAADKGHIDVVKELLKYANKDSVSKKNRSGFDPLHIAASQGHHAIVQVLLDYDPGLSKTIGQSNATPLITAATKGHTAVVIELLSRDGSLHEISRSNGKNAVHLSARQGHADIVRALLEKDPQLARRTDKKGQTALHMAVKGVNCEVVKLLLDADAAIVMLPDKFGNTALHVATRKKRTQIVSELLRLPDINVNALTRDHKTALDIAEQLPLSEESSEIKDSLYRYGAVRANELNQPRDELRNTVSQIKKDVHTQLEQTKRTNKNVHGIAKELRKLHREGINNATNSVTVVAVLFATVAFAAIFTVPGGDYDNGAAVVANTASFKIFFIFNAVALFTSLAVVVVQITLVRGETKAERRVVVVINKLMWLASVCTSVAFMASSYIVVGRQHEWAAALVTGVGGFIMAGVLGTMTYYVVKSKKSRSIRKREKQRSGSNSWHHSEYSNSDVDPIYAL; this is encoded by the exons ATGTTTTCATCAATCACTGAAG CTGTGAGGGATTTGGAAAAAGGATCAATGAATTCGCCAAGGAGTTTAAACTCACCATCGGAGCCTTCGCCTACACAGGCAACAGCTCCTGCACTTGTTTTATCGAATTCAGGCAAACGGATCGATCAAGCTGGGAAGAAGTATGTAAAACAGGTGACAGGTCGACACAATGATACGGACCTTCATTTGGCAGCTGGACGAGGAGATCTAGCTGCTGTGAAGCAAATACTTGATGATATTAACTCTCAGATGATGGGAACTCTTAGTGAGGAGGAATTTCATGCAGAGGTTTCAGAAATTAGGGCATCTGTTGTTAATGAAGTGAATGAATTGGGGGAAACTGCTCTTTTTACAGCTGCGGATAAAGGTCATATTGATGTTGTTAAGGAGTTGTTGAAGTATGCTAATAAGGATAGTGTATCGAAGAAGAATCGATCTGGATTCGATCCTTTACATATTGCTGCTAGTCAGGGCCATCATG CCATCGTCCAAGTACTACTGGACTATGATCCTGGACTAAGTAAAACTATTGGGCAATCAAACGCTACCCCCCTTATCACTGCGGCCACAAAAGGGCACACTGCTGTAGTTATTGAGCTGCTATCTAGGGATGGCAGTTTGCATGAAATATCGAGATCAAATGGGAAAAACGCAGTACATTTATCTGCTAGACAGGGGCATGCTGATATTGTGAGGGCATTACTGGAGAAAGATCCACAGCTAGCAAGACGAACAGACAAGAAGGGACAAACTGCTTTGCATATGGCTGTAAAGGGGGTTAATTGTGAGGTCGTGAAGTTGCTTCTCGATGCTGATGCTGCAATTGTGATGCTGCCAGATAAGTTTGGGAATACTGCTCTACATGTCGCCACAAGGAAGAAGAGAACACAG ATAGTGAGTGAGTTGCTACGCCTACCCGACATAAACGTGAACGCTCTAACACGAGATCACAAAACAGCACTAGACATCGCGGAACAACTTCCCCTGTCGGAAGAATCATCTGAAATCAAGGATAGCCTTTACCGATACGGAGCGGTGAGAGCCAACGAGTTAAACCAACCAAGAGACGAGTTAAGAAACACAGTCTCCCAAATAAAGAAAGACGTTCACACCCAGCTCGAACAAACGAAACGCACAAACAAGAACGTCCACGGAATCGCGAAAGAACTCCGAAAGCTCCACCGCGAAGGAATCAACAATGCCACCAACTCCGTAACCGTCGTCGCCGTCCTCTTCGCCACCGTGGCCTTCGCCGCCATATTCACAGTTCCCGGAGGGGATTACGACAACGGAGCTGCTGTCGTGGCGAACACGGCCTCGTTTaagatattcttcatatttaaCGCGGTGGCATTGTTCACTTCGTTGGCGGTTGTGGTGGTACAAATTACGCTCGTGAGGGGGGAGACTAAGGCGGAGAGAAGGGTGGTGGTTGTTATTAATAAGCTTATGTGGCTGGCTTCGGTTTGTACTTCGGTCGCGTTTATGGCTTCGTCGTATATTGTGGTGGGGCGGCAGCATGAATGGGCTGCGGCTTTGGTTACGGGAGTTGGGGGGTTTATTATGGCGGGAGTTTTGGGCACGATGActtattatgtggtgaaatcgAAAAAGAGTCGGTCCATTAGAAAAAGGGAGAAGCAACGGAGCGGGTCGAATTCATGGCATCATTCGGAGTATTCTAATTCGGATGTTGATCCCATTTATGCGCTTTGA